In the Hylaeus volcanicus isolate JK05 chromosome 1, UHH_iyHylVolc1.0_haploid, whole genome shotgun sequence genome, one interval contains:
- the LOC128883236 gene encoding mitochondrial import inner membrane translocase subunit TIM50-C isoform X1, translating to MAFATRSLRHLYKVYNGSKGTIYSTPRLPIIRKSVLPTVHHYYYSTETHRPKITGSLTNIQSSGGTVQSLAPDVLDNKKLGEEEKEEAEENERREQSKKVLKYSFTFFGVFITVGLSYIIYDLTRTKYDEHGNIIEDEFSNLPLYQRVFKRLTREFNYYSKMVQEPSRDKLLPDPLKYPYIQPPYTLVLELTDLLVHPDWTYETGWRFKKRPGVDQFLEAVAPPQFEIVVYTAEQGLTVFPILDILDPNGYIMYRLVRDTTRFVDGHHVKDLDALNRDLSKVIVVDWNEKSTKFHPENTLRLPQWTGNDDDTTLYDLAAFLKTILAINVDDVREVLNYYRQFDNPLQVFRENQRKLMLQMEEEENKAQQENSKVLTSKWKPSFLRNR from the exons ATGGCATTTGCGACGAGGAGTTTGCGGCATTTATACAAAGTATATAATGGAAGTAAAGGCACAATATATTCTACACCCCGCCTACCGATTATTCGAAAATCCGTTCTTCCAACAGTGCATCATTATTACTACAGCACTGAGA CACATCGTCCAAAAATAACGGGTAGTTTGACGAATATACAATCATCCGGTGGAACTGTTCAATCCCTAGCACCAGATGTGTTGGACAATAAAAAGTTAggtgaagaagaaaaagaagaggcaGAGGAAAATGAGAGACGCGAACAATCGAAGAAAGTGCTTAAATATAGTTTCACATTTTTTGGTGTGTTTATCACTGTTGGATTatcttatataatatatgatcTAACGAGAACAAAATATGATGAACATGGAAATATCATTGAAGATGAATTCTCAAATTTACCATTGTACCAGAGAGTATTTAAAAGGCTTACAagggaatttaattattattctaag ATGGTTCAAGAACCCAGCAGAGATAAGTTGCTTCCAGACCCTCTCAAATATCCTTACATTCAGCCCCCTTACACTTTAGTGTTGGAATTGACAGATTTACTTGTCCATCCTGATTGGACG TATGAAACTGGTTGGAGGTTCAAAAAGAGACCTGGAGTGGATCAGTTTCTAGAAGCTGTGGCTCCACcacaatttgaaattgttgtgTATACTGCAGAACAAGGATTG aCTGTTTTTCCTATCTTGGATATACTGGATCCTAATGGATATATCATGTACAGACTAGTCAGAGATACAACACGTTTTGTAGATGGCCATCATGTTAAAGATTTAGATGCTCTTAATCGTGATCTCAGTAAA gTTATAGTAGTTGACTGGAATGAGAAGAGTACAAAATTCCACCCTGAAAACACTTTGAGGTTACCACAATGGACGGGTAATGACGATGATACGACATTGTACGACTTAGCTGCATTCCTCAAAA CCATATTAGCAATAAATGTGGATGACGTGCGGGAAGTTCTCAATTATTACAGACAATTCGATAATCCATTACAAGTTTTCAGAGAAAACCAACGGAAATTGATG ttgcaaatggaagaagaagaaaataaggCACAGCAAGAAAATAGCAAAGTACTTACCTCAAAGTGGAAACCATCTTTCCTCCGAAATCGTTAA
- the LOC128883236 gene encoding mitochondrial import inner membrane translocase subunit TIM50-C isoform X2 produces MRHCVINSSAHRPKITGSLTNIQSSGGTVQSLAPDVLDNKKLGEEEKEEAEENERREQSKKVLKYSFTFFGVFITVGLSYIIYDLTRTKYDEHGNIIEDEFSNLPLYQRVFKRLTREFNYYSKMVQEPSRDKLLPDPLKYPYIQPPYTLVLELTDLLVHPDWTYETGWRFKKRPGVDQFLEAVAPPQFEIVVYTAEQGLTVFPILDILDPNGYIMYRLVRDTTRFVDGHHVKDLDALNRDLSKVIVVDWNEKSTKFHPENTLRLPQWTGNDDDTTLYDLAAFLKTILAINVDDVREVLNYYRQFDNPLQVFRENQRKLMLQMEEEENKAQQENSKVLTSKWKPSFLRNR; encoded by the exons ATGCGACATTGTGTTATTAATTCATCTG CACATCGTCCAAAAATAACGGGTAGTTTGACGAATATACAATCATCCGGTGGAACTGTTCAATCCCTAGCACCAGATGTGTTGGACAATAAAAAGTTAggtgaagaagaaaaagaagaggcaGAGGAAAATGAGAGACGCGAACAATCGAAGAAAGTGCTTAAATATAGTTTCACATTTTTTGGTGTGTTTATCACTGTTGGATTatcttatataatatatgatcTAACGAGAACAAAATATGATGAACATGGAAATATCATTGAAGATGAATTCTCAAATTTACCATTGTACCAGAGAGTATTTAAAAGGCTTACAagggaatttaattattattctaag ATGGTTCAAGAACCCAGCAGAGATAAGTTGCTTCCAGACCCTCTCAAATATCCTTACATTCAGCCCCCTTACACTTTAGTGTTGGAATTGACAGATTTACTTGTCCATCCTGATTGGACG TATGAAACTGGTTGGAGGTTCAAAAAGAGACCTGGAGTGGATCAGTTTCTAGAAGCTGTGGCTCCACcacaatttgaaattgttgtgTATACTGCAGAACAAGGATTG aCTGTTTTTCCTATCTTGGATATACTGGATCCTAATGGATATATCATGTACAGACTAGTCAGAGATACAACACGTTTTGTAGATGGCCATCATGTTAAAGATTTAGATGCTCTTAATCGTGATCTCAGTAAA gTTATAGTAGTTGACTGGAATGAGAAGAGTACAAAATTCCACCCTGAAAACACTTTGAGGTTACCACAATGGACGGGTAATGACGATGATACGACATTGTACGACTTAGCTGCATTCCTCAAAA CCATATTAGCAATAAATGTGGATGACGTGCGGGAAGTTCTCAATTATTACAGACAATTCGATAATCCATTACAAGTTTTCAGAGAAAACCAACGGAAATTGATG ttgcaaatggaagaagaagaaaataaggCACAGCAAGAAAATAGCAAAGTACTTACCTCAAAGTGGAAACCATCTTTCCTCCGAAATCGTTAA
- the LOC128883213 gene encoding uncharacterized protein LOC128883213: MEDQSILTSKAYKRAESNLKDKLKSVFLRNYPHHLVPGYNLHNNFSGDDIDLENVVQQYQDYPYYCDLPRPLLPPAKLPRSVLEDKDPALELLTIKKHLNNAIQRLKYYYLKHEKELGVIHKRDIKWNCSKNAATAKVPKYIADIAAIIDMDPDPYFEGAYNWYYTGGTVNHVQLNNINILFFPFMDELVAAPIVNVEEYIWKPLFQRASKCNLIGSLYELKHNINGGTCNVMGRYKNHCNFYMLSERDSKYSLIEIHRQPSKVPYVSADLNLIDTKQYCTLNVARSVTLWDLTRMKHISSNTIMQTTTVDDSWGSIKFQKMDPSVILFVDRCCLHYLDVRIEFSRPALTLYPRSYLEKCESLSLDIASRNDSCRYVGTYHSVLMCDNRSPKQCVQQKWTHQLKSPPLMGNVINRDDKEFVVLSSQIPGESTVILNTWTSSETSHSFNFPFTPPHIINTLNESQMQGMCLNPHLRDRFYLCNTGSTVIANESKNIFLFQQNSIGDMYYQCITHNTELNKYSPINCKSLYILNAWENAISLQTDTIAPLTISDKSNMQRAYENFTNRKLRLKHNERESHDYYEPSWKQSLEKLNSYMDILAPELLGVWEICEEVPLPLTTAPHQKVLNWLESADTKPLVPTQEELDNVATPINTQELISVSQEVDITCLDDSNVLQELFLPKVKIARSKKKENVRKTQKDEFC, from the exons atggaAGATCAAAGTATTTTAACGTCAAAAGCATATAAACGTGCCgagtcaaatttaaaagaCAAATTAAAATCAGTCTTCTTGAGAAATTATCCCCATCATTTGGTACCAggatataatttacataataatttctcTGGAGATGATatagatttagaaaatgttgtacAACAATATCAAGATTATCCCTATTATTGTGATCTACCAAGGCCTCTCTTGCCACCTGCTAAATTACCTAGAAGTG TGTTAGAGGATAAGGATCCTGCATTAGAACTACTTACTATCAAAAAACATCTGAATAATGCTATACAAAGACTAAAGTATTATTATCTTAAGCATGAAAAag AGTTAGGGGTGATACATAAGAGAGATATAAAATGGAATTGTTCAAAGAATGCAGCTACTGCTAAGGTGCCTAAATATATAGCAGATATAGCAGCAATCATTGACATGGATCCAGATCCTTATTTTGAAGGG GCTTATAATTGGTATTATACGGGTGGAACAGTGAACCATGTAcagttaaataatataaatatattattttttccatttatggATGAATTAG ttgCTGCACCTATTGTTAACGTAGAAGAATATATATGGAAACCATTATTTCAAAGGGCATCTAAATGTAATCTTATTGGTTCCTTGTATGAATTAAAACACAACATTAATGGTGGTAcat GTAATGTTATGGGTAGATACAAAAATCATTGTAACTTTTACATGCTATCAGAACGGGATAGTAAATACAGCCTTATTGAAATCCATAGACAACCATCAAAAGTGCCTTATGTTAGTgcagatttaaatttaattgatacCAAACAGTATTGTACATTAAATGTGGCAAGATCTGTAACATTATGGGATTTAACTAGAAT GAAGCATATAAGTAGTAACACTATAATGCAAACCACTACAGTAGATGATTCATGGGGAAGTATAAAGTTTCAAAAGATGGATCCAAgtgttattttgtttgttgATAGATGTTGCCTTCATTATCTTGATGTTAGG ATCGAATTTAGTCGACCGGCATTAACATTGTATCCAAGATcttatttggaaaaatgtgaAAGTCTTTCATTAGATATTGCAAGTAGAAACGATTCTTGTAGATATGTAGGTACTTATCATAGCGTTCTAATGTGCGATAATCGTTCTCCAAAACAATGCGTACAACAAAAATGGACTCATCAATTGAAAAGTCCGCCGCTTATGGGCAACGTTATAAATAG AGATGACAAGGAATTCGTTGTCTTATCTAGTCAAATACCTGGCGAAAGtacagtaattttaaatacttggaCAAGTAGTGAGACTTCACActcatttaattttccatttaccCCTCCTCATATTATAAACACATTAAATGAATCTCAAATGCAAGGAATGTGTTTGAATCCACATTTAAGAGACAGATTCTACTTATGTAATACTGGTTCCACAGTTATTGCAAAcgaatctaaaaatatatttttgtttcaacaaaattcgaTTG GTGATATGTATTATCAGTGCATAACACATAATaccgaattaaataaatattcacctATCAATTGTAAATcgttatacatattaaatgcTTGGGAAAACGCGATAAGTTTACAAACGGACACTATAGCGCCTCTTACGATTTCGGACAAATCGAATATGCAACGTGCTtatgaaa attttacaaatagaaaattacgATTGAAACATAACGAACGTGAATCACATGATTACTATGAACCGAGTTGGAAGCAATCTCTCGAAAAATTAAACTCTTACATGGATATACTAGCACCGGAACTTTTAGGCGTTTGGGAAATATGCGAAGAAGTTCCATTACCTTTAACAACAGCACCTCATCAAAAAGTTCTAAACTGGTTAGAATCTGCAGATACGAAACCATTAGTTCCTACACAAGAGGAATTGGATAACGTAGCAACACCAATTAATACTCAAGAATTAATAAGCGTGTCCCAAGAAGTAGACATAACTTGTTTAGACGACAGTAACGttttacaagaattatttttaccgaAAGTTAAAATCGCGCgttcgaaaaagaaagaaaatgtacgaaaaaCACAAAAAGATGAGTTTTGTTAA
- the LOC128883244 gene encoding lysophosphatidylserine lipase ABHD12 isoform X3, whose translation MKFRRYLFWAMKVSIIAYLFIFVVLPIIFHYSYTFQRKILFLNFVQWPLNVDLTKPESVGLKGARNFYLKTHQDIKIGVWQILPQSLLNDSAIINDDDYDSVLSNAKQPVFLYMHGNSGNRASRHRLELYKLFQTLDYHVICFDYRGYGDSEEAELSEMGVVTDSKYLLEWLLKKVNGSAPVFVWGHSLGTGVSTHVLALLAAENVQPAGLFLESPFNNIAEELSEHPLAQIFKHLPWFHWVIVEPFYNNHLRFESDKHIQNVKCPVMILHAEDDNVVPFSLGEKLYKAAINYHGNNTDRIQFTRINSSYGLGHKYICHYKELPNIIKLFVEKTHKNQTD comes from the exons ATGAAATTCAGaag atatttattttgggcAATGAAGGTATCAATAATTGCATACCTTTTCATATTTGTGGTTTTGCCCATTATATTTCACTATTCCTACAcctttcaaagaaaaatacttttcttaAACTTTG tACAATGGCCTCTTAATGTGGATTTGACAAAACCAGAGTCAGTTGGGTTGAAAGGTGCAagaaatttttacttgaaaactCATCAAGACATAAAAATAGGAGTATG GCAAATTTTACCTCAGTCATTATTAAACGATTCTGCTATTATAAATGACGATGATTATGACTCTGTTTTAAGTAATGCTAAACAAcctgtttttctttatatgcATGGGAATAGTGGTAATAGAGCAAGTAGGCATCGATTAGAACTTTATAAACTGTTTCAGACTTTAGATTACCATGTTATATGCTTTGACTACAGAG GCTATGGTGATAGTGAAGAAGCAGAACTTTCTGAAATGGGTGTAGTTACAGATAGTAAATATCTGCTTGAATGGTTGCTAAAGAAAGTAAATGGTTCTGCTCCAGTTTTTGTATGGGGCCATTCTTTAGGCACTGg TGTGTCAACTCATGTGTTAGCATTATTGGCAGCAGAAAATGTTCAGCCTGCAGGTTTGTTCTTAGAATCACCATTTAACAATATTGCAGAAGAATTAAGCGAACATCCTTTAGCACAG atttttaagCATTTACCATGGTTTCACTGGGTGATTGTTGAACCATTTTACAACAATCATCTTCGTTTCGAATCAGATAAACATATACAAAACGTTAAGTGTCCTGTTATGATACTCCATGCCGAAGACGATAATGTAGTACCATTTTCCTTGGGTGAAAAG TTATACAAAGCAGCTATAAATTATCACGGAAATAATACGGATCGTATTCAGTTTACGCGTATAAATTCGTCTTATGGCCTTGgccataaatatatatgtcatTATAAGGAATTACCTAATATAATTAA ATTATTTGTAGAAAAGACACATAAAAATCAGactgattaa
- the LOC128883244 gene encoding lysophosphatidylserine lipase ABHD12 isoform X4 produces the protein MKVSIIAYLFIFVVLPIIFHYSYTFQRKILFLNFVQWPLNVDLTKPESVGLKGARNFYLKTHQDIKIGVWQILPQSLLNDSAIINDDDYDSVLSNAKQPVFLYMHGNSGNRASRHRLELYKLFQTLDYHVICFDYRGYGDSEEAELSEMGVVTDSKYLLEWLLKKVNGSAPVFVWGHSLGTGVSTHVLALLAAENVQPAGLFLESPFNNIAEELSEHPLAQIFKHLPWFHWVIVEPFYNNHLRFESDKHIQNVKCPVMILHAEDDNVVPFSLGEKLYKAAINYHGNNTDRIQFTRINSSYGLGHKYICHYKELPNIIKLFVEKTHKNQTD, from the exons ATGAAGGTATCAATAATTGCATACCTTTTCATATTTGTGGTTTTGCCCATTATATTTCACTATTCCTACAcctttcaaagaaaaatacttttcttaAACTTTG tACAATGGCCTCTTAATGTGGATTTGACAAAACCAGAGTCAGTTGGGTTGAAAGGTGCAagaaatttttacttgaaaactCATCAAGACATAAAAATAGGAGTATG GCAAATTTTACCTCAGTCATTATTAAACGATTCTGCTATTATAAATGACGATGATTATGACTCTGTTTTAAGTAATGCTAAACAAcctgtttttctttatatgcATGGGAATAGTGGTAATAGAGCAAGTAGGCATCGATTAGAACTTTATAAACTGTTTCAGACTTTAGATTACCATGTTATATGCTTTGACTACAGAG GCTATGGTGATAGTGAAGAAGCAGAACTTTCTGAAATGGGTGTAGTTACAGATAGTAAATATCTGCTTGAATGGTTGCTAAAGAAAGTAAATGGTTCTGCTCCAGTTTTTGTATGGGGCCATTCTTTAGGCACTGg TGTGTCAACTCATGTGTTAGCATTATTGGCAGCAGAAAATGTTCAGCCTGCAGGTTTGTTCTTAGAATCACCATTTAACAATATTGCAGAAGAATTAAGCGAACATCCTTTAGCACAG atttttaagCATTTACCATGGTTTCACTGGGTGATTGTTGAACCATTTTACAACAATCATCTTCGTTTCGAATCAGATAAACATATACAAAACGTTAAGTGTCCTGTTATGATACTCCATGCCGAAGACGATAATGTAGTACCATTTTCCTTGGGTGAAAAG TTATACAAAGCAGCTATAAATTATCACGGAAATAATACGGATCGTATTCAGTTTACGCGTATAAATTCGTCTTATGGCCTTGgccataaatatatatgtcatTATAAGGAATTACCTAATATAATTAA ATTATTTGTAGAAAAGACACATAAAAATCAGactgattaa
- the LOC128883244 gene encoding lysophosphatidylserine lipase ABHD12 isoform X1 — MQSTYLLLAAVTPFVVLDTWYTGTYLFWAMKVSIIAYLFIFVVLPIIFHYSYTFQRKILFLNFVQWPLNVDLTKPESVGLKGARNFYLKTHQDIKIGVWQILPQSLLNDSAIINDDDYDSVLSNAKQPVFLYMHGNSGNRASRHRLELYKLFQTLDYHVICFDYRGYGDSEEAELSEMGVVTDSKYLLEWLLKKVNGSAPVFVWGHSLGTGVSTHVLALLAAENVQPAGLFLESPFNNIAEELSEHPLAQIFKHLPWFHWVIVEPFYNNHLRFESDKHIQNVKCPVMILHAEDDNVVPFSLGEKLYKAAINYHGNNTDRIQFTRINSSYGLGHKYICHYKELPNIIKLFVEKTHKNQTD; from the exons ATGCAGTCTACTTATCTACTATTAGCAGCAGTGACACCATTCGTCGTTCTTGATACTTGGTATACGGGAAC atatttattttgggcAATGAAGGTATCAATAATTGCATACCTTTTCATATTTGTGGTTTTGCCCATTATATTTCACTATTCCTACAcctttcaaagaaaaatacttttcttaAACTTTG tACAATGGCCTCTTAATGTGGATTTGACAAAACCAGAGTCAGTTGGGTTGAAAGGTGCAagaaatttttacttgaaaactCATCAAGACATAAAAATAGGAGTATG GCAAATTTTACCTCAGTCATTATTAAACGATTCTGCTATTATAAATGACGATGATTATGACTCTGTTTTAAGTAATGCTAAACAAcctgtttttctttatatgcATGGGAATAGTGGTAATAGAGCAAGTAGGCATCGATTAGAACTTTATAAACTGTTTCAGACTTTAGATTACCATGTTATATGCTTTGACTACAGAG GCTATGGTGATAGTGAAGAAGCAGAACTTTCTGAAATGGGTGTAGTTACAGATAGTAAATATCTGCTTGAATGGTTGCTAAAGAAAGTAAATGGTTCTGCTCCAGTTTTTGTATGGGGCCATTCTTTAGGCACTGg TGTGTCAACTCATGTGTTAGCATTATTGGCAGCAGAAAATGTTCAGCCTGCAGGTTTGTTCTTAGAATCACCATTTAACAATATTGCAGAAGAATTAAGCGAACATCCTTTAGCACAG atttttaagCATTTACCATGGTTTCACTGGGTGATTGTTGAACCATTTTACAACAATCATCTTCGTTTCGAATCAGATAAACATATACAAAACGTTAAGTGTCCTGTTATGATACTCCATGCCGAAGACGATAATGTAGTACCATTTTCCTTGGGTGAAAAG TTATACAAAGCAGCTATAAATTATCACGGAAATAATACGGATCGTATTCAGTTTACGCGTATAAATTCGTCTTATGGCCTTGgccataaatatatatgtcatTATAAGGAATTACCTAATATAATTAA ATTATTTGTAGAAAAGACACATAAAAATCAGactgattaa
- the LOC128883244 gene encoding lysophosphatidylserine lipase ABHD12 isoform X2, whose product MVFWLPKKRFKKRYLFWAMKVSIIAYLFIFVVLPIIFHYSYTFQRKILFLNFVQWPLNVDLTKPESVGLKGARNFYLKTHQDIKIGVWQILPQSLLNDSAIINDDDYDSVLSNAKQPVFLYMHGNSGNRASRHRLELYKLFQTLDYHVICFDYRGYGDSEEAELSEMGVVTDSKYLLEWLLKKVNGSAPVFVWGHSLGTGVSTHVLALLAAENVQPAGLFLESPFNNIAEELSEHPLAQIFKHLPWFHWVIVEPFYNNHLRFESDKHIQNVKCPVMILHAEDDNVVPFSLGEKLYKAAINYHGNNTDRIQFTRINSSYGLGHKYICHYKELPNIIKLFVEKTHKNQTD is encoded by the exons atggTATTTTGGTTGCCaaagaaacgttttaaaaagaG atatttattttgggcAATGAAGGTATCAATAATTGCATACCTTTTCATATTTGTGGTTTTGCCCATTATATTTCACTATTCCTACAcctttcaaagaaaaatacttttcttaAACTTTG tACAATGGCCTCTTAATGTGGATTTGACAAAACCAGAGTCAGTTGGGTTGAAAGGTGCAagaaatttttacttgaaaactCATCAAGACATAAAAATAGGAGTATG GCAAATTTTACCTCAGTCATTATTAAACGATTCTGCTATTATAAATGACGATGATTATGACTCTGTTTTAAGTAATGCTAAACAAcctgtttttctttatatgcATGGGAATAGTGGTAATAGAGCAAGTAGGCATCGATTAGAACTTTATAAACTGTTTCAGACTTTAGATTACCATGTTATATGCTTTGACTACAGAG GCTATGGTGATAGTGAAGAAGCAGAACTTTCTGAAATGGGTGTAGTTACAGATAGTAAATATCTGCTTGAATGGTTGCTAAAGAAAGTAAATGGTTCTGCTCCAGTTTTTGTATGGGGCCATTCTTTAGGCACTGg TGTGTCAACTCATGTGTTAGCATTATTGGCAGCAGAAAATGTTCAGCCTGCAGGTTTGTTCTTAGAATCACCATTTAACAATATTGCAGAAGAATTAAGCGAACATCCTTTAGCACAG atttttaagCATTTACCATGGTTTCACTGGGTGATTGTTGAACCATTTTACAACAATCATCTTCGTTTCGAATCAGATAAACATATACAAAACGTTAAGTGTCCTGTTATGATACTCCATGCCGAAGACGATAATGTAGTACCATTTTCCTTGGGTGAAAAG TTATACAAAGCAGCTATAAATTATCACGGAAATAATACGGATCGTATTCAGTTTACGCGTATAAATTCGTCTTATGGCCTTGgccataaatatatatgtcatTATAAGGAATTACCTAATATAATTAA ATTATTTGTAGAAAAGACACATAAAAATCAGactgattaa
- the LOC128883244 gene encoding lysophosphatidylserine lipase ABHD12 isoform X5, with protein MQSTYLLLAAVTPFVVLDTWYTGTYLFWAMKVSIIAYLFIFVVLPIIFHYSYTFQRKILFLNFVQWPLNVDLTKPESVGLKGARNFYLKTHQDIKIGVWQILPQSLLNDSAIINDDDYDSVLSNAKQPVFLYMHGNSGNRASRHRLELYKLFQTLDYHVICFDYRGYGDSEEAELSEMGVVTDSKYLLEWLLKKVNGSAPVFVWGHSLGTGVSTHVLALLAAENVQPAGLFLESPFNNIAEELSEHPLAQLYKAAINYHGNNTDRIQFTRINSSYGLGHKYICHYKELPNIIKLFVEKTHKNQTD; from the exons ATGCAGTCTACTTATCTACTATTAGCAGCAGTGACACCATTCGTCGTTCTTGATACTTGGTATACGGGAAC atatttattttgggcAATGAAGGTATCAATAATTGCATACCTTTTCATATTTGTGGTTTTGCCCATTATATTTCACTATTCCTACAcctttcaaagaaaaatacttttcttaAACTTTG tACAATGGCCTCTTAATGTGGATTTGACAAAACCAGAGTCAGTTGGGTTGAAAGGTGCAagaaatttttacttgaaaactCATCAAGACATAAAAATAGGAGTATG GCAAATTTTACCTCAGTCATTATTAAACGATTCTGCTATTATAAATGACGATGATTATGACTCTGTTTTAAGTAATGCTAAACAAcctgtttttctttatatgcATGGGAATAGTGGTAATAGAGCAAGTAGGCATCGATTAGAACTTTATAAACTGTTTCAGACTTTAGATTACCATGTTATATGCTTTGACTACAGAG GCTATGGTGATAGTGAAGAAGCAGAACTTTCTGAAATGGGTGTAGTTACAGATAGTAAATATCTGCTTGAATGGTTGCTAAAGAAAGTAAATGGTTCTGCTCCAGTTTTTGTATGGGGCCATTCTTTAGGCACTGg TGTGTCAACTCATGTGTTAGCATTATTGGCAGCAGAAAATGTTCAGCCTGCAGGTTTGTTCTTAGAATCACCATTTAACAATATTGCAGAAGAATTAAGCGAACATCCTTTAGCACAG TTATACAAAGCAGCTATAAATTATCACGGAAATAATACGGATCGTATTCAGTTTACGCGTATAAATTCGTCTTATGGCCTTGgccataaatatatatgtcatTATAAGGAATTACCTAATATAATTAA ATTATTTGTAGAAAAGACACATAAAAATCAGactgattaa
- the LOC128883302 gene encoding U6 snRNA-associated Sm-like protein LSm6 yields the protein MSRKEALSQFIQQIHGRPVVVKLNSGVDYRGVLACLDGYMNIALEQTEEYVNGQLKDKYGDAFIRGNNVLYISTQKRRT from the exons atGAGTCGAAAGGAAGCATTATCTCAGTTTATTCAACAGATTCATGGACGTCCTGTTGTTGTAAAGTTAAATAGTGGTGTAGATTATAGAG gtGTTTTAGCATGTCTTGATGGTTACATGAATATAGCACTTGAACAAACAGAAGAATATGTGAATGGCcaattaaaagataaatatgGTGATGCGTTTATTCGTGgtaataatgtattatatatcagCACACAAAAACGtagaacataa